In a single window of the Papaver somniferum cultivar HN1 unplaced genomic scaffold, ASM357369v1 unplaced-scaffold_57, whole genome shotgun sequence genome:
- the LOC113343330 gene encoding uncharacterized protein LOC113343330, translated as MEDQPPLVQVSEDTSAHYANNYEWKDKKDAKLWARSQGLKKMCIIVQNKQVTDNNVQMVCECSGKYESHWKKGSGYKPKTARREGVYNTKKTGCPFKLKFKFNDDNKMWYMEKVVSGYHNHPIPESLINHPYSARLNPLEKDLVRVLSKRRTRPIGILSVVKVLNPRNSSSFATIYNEREKFKTESWEERVLMQQLLFLFEEAKYSTAYDRNKESEVEYLFFANPECVQLARCFHQISLWIARIKRTSTKYRY; from the coding sequence ATGGAAGATCAACCCCCACTTGTGCAAGTTTCCGAGGACACAAGTGCTCACTATGCAAACAACTATGAGTGGAAAGATAAGAAAGATGCAAAGTTGTGGGCTCGATCACAAGggttgaaaaagatgtgcatcatagtccagaataaacaagttACAGACAACAAtgttcaaatggtttgcgagtgtagtggaaagtATGAGAGCCACTGGAAAAAGGGTAGTGGGTATAAACCAAAAACCGCGAGGAGGGAGGGAGTATATAATACGAAGAAGACTGGATGCCCTTTtaagcttaaatttaaatttaacgaCGACAACAAAATGTGGTATATGGAAAAAGTCGTCTCGGGTTATCATAATCATCCTATTCCGGAAAGTTTGATCAACCATCCTTATTCGGCAAGGCTCAACCCTTTAGAAAAGGATTTAGTACGCGTGTTGAGTAAAAGACGCACAAGACCAATTGGTATTCTTAGTGTGGTCAAGGTTTTAAATCCACGAAACTCATCCTCATTTGCAACTATCTATAacgaaagagaaaaatttaaaacagAGTCATGGGAAGAGAGAGTGCTTATGCaacaattattgtttttgtttgaggaGGCAAAGTACTCTACCGCGTATGACAGGAATAAAGAAAGCGAAGTGGAATATCTTTTCTTCGCGAATCCGGAATGTGTACAATTGGcaagatgctttcatcaaatttctttATGGATTGCACGTATAAAACGAACAAGCACAAAATACCGATATTGA